Proteins co-encoded in one Pseudomonas fluorescens genomic window:
- a CDS encoding DUF1249 domain-containing protein — MVVNKLRDRYRVDLAGLQAACEANYARLMRLLPDMRRDPEARRIAVTQGDQMLGVLAIEVLQTCPYTTTLQVRQEHSLPWLPVPQLEVQVYHDARMAEVISAEHARRFRGIYPYPNAAMHQPDEKAQLNLFLGEWLSHCLACGHEYAAVR, encoded by the coding sequence ATGGTCGTAAACAAACTGCGCGATCGCTATCGTGTCGACCTCGCGGGCCTGCAAGCCGCCTGCGAGGCCAACTACGCGCGCCTGATGCGACTGTTGCCGGACATGCGCCGCGACCCCGAAGCGCGGCGCATCGCCGTGACCCAGGGCGACCAGATGCTCGGCGTGCTGGCCATCGAAGTGTTGCAGACCTGCCCGTACACCACGACCCTGCAAGTACGCCAGGAACACAGCCTGCCGTGGCTGCCGGTGCCGCAACTGGAAGTGCAGGTCTACCACGACGCGCGCATGGCCGAAGTGATCAGCGCCGAACATGCGCGACGCTTTCGCGGCATCTATCCTTACCCCAACGCGGCCATGCATCAGCCGGACGAAAAGGCCCAGCTCAATCTGTTTCTCGGAGAGTGGCTGAGTCATTGCCTGGCCTGCGGTCACGAGTA
- the cytX gene encoding putative hydroxymethylpyrimidine transporter CytX — protein sequence MSIQPGTYSPDLAVPADKRVFGGRDLFSLWFSLGIGLMVLQTGALLAPGLGLSGSLLAIFLGTLVGVLLLAAVGVIGSDTGLSSMAALKLSLGRQGASLPALLNLLQLIGWGSFEIIVMRDAASLLGSRAFSEGSLWASPMLWTLCFGALATLLAVSGPLTFVRKILRKWGIWLILAACIWLTWNLFAKADLGALWAQAGDGSMPFAVGFDIAIAMPLSWLPLIADYSRFGKKAKNVFGGTAIGFFIGNFWLMSLGVAYTLAFAPSGEVNALLLALAGAGLGIPLLLILLDESENAFADIHSAAVSSGILLRLKVEHLALAIGVICTLIALLAPLAQYQNFLLLIGSVFAPLFGVVLVDHFILRKRSGQVASAALRWPALLAWLGGISTYHLLANLYPDVGATLPALVLAGLLQLVLGRAFSYGRETARA from the coding sequence TTGAGCATTCAACCCGGTACTTATTCCCCCGACCTCGCCGTGCCCGCCGACAAGCGTGTATTCGGCGGTCGCGATCTGTTTTCCCTGTGGTTTTCCCTCGGTATCGGTCTGATGGTCTTGCAGACCGGCGCGCTGCTGGCACCGGGGCTGGGCCTGTCGGGATCGCTGCTGGCGATTTTCCTCGGCACCCTGGTCGGCGTCCTGCTGCTGGCCGCCGTTGGCGTGATCGGCAGCGACACCGGTCTGTCGTCGATGGCTGCACTGAAACTCAGCCTGGGCCGACAAGGTGCGAGCCTGCCGGCGCTGCTCAACCTGCTGCAACTGATCGGTTGGGGTTCGTTCGAAATCATCGTCATGCGCGATGCGGCCAGCCTGCTCGGCAGCCGTGCGTTCAGCGAAGGTTCGCTGTGGGCCAGTCCGATGTTGTGGACGTTGTGCTTTGGTGCACTGGCGACCTTGCTCGCCGTCAGCGGGCCTCTGACATTTGTGCGCAAGATCCTGCGCAAATGGGGTATCTGGCTGATTCTGGCCGCCTGCATCTGGCTGACCTGGAACCTGTTCGCCAAGGCTGATCTGGGCGCCTTGTGGGCACAGGCCGGGGATGGTTCGATGCCGTTCGCCGTGGGTTTTGACATCGCCATTGCGATGCCGCTGTCGTGGCTGCCGCTGATCGCCGACTACTCGCGTTTCGGCAAGAAGGCGAAGAACGTATTCGGTGGCACCGCCATCGGTTTCTTCATCGGCAACTTCTGGCTGATGAGCCTGGGCGTCGCCTACACCCTGGCCTTCGCGCCGAGTGGTGAAGTCAATGCGCTGCTGCTGGCGCTGGCCGGTGCCGGCCTGGGGATTCCGCTGTTGCTGATTCTGCTGGACGAGTCGGAAAACGCTTTTGCCGACATTCACTCGGCTGCGGTCTCCAGCGGGATTCTGCTACGTCTGAAGGTCGAGCATCTGGCGCTGGCCATCGGCGTGATTTGCACCTTGATCGCGCTGCTTGCGCCCCTGGCGCAATACCAGAATTTCCTGCTGCTGATCGGCTCGGTATTTGCGCCGCTGTTCGGCGTGGTGCTGGTGGATCACTTCATCCTGCGCAAACGCAGTGGCCAGGTGGCTTCGGCCGCGTTGCGCTGGCCGGCGCTGCTGGCCTGGCTGGGTGGCATCAGCACCTACCATCTGCTGGCCAATCTGTATCCGGATGTCGGCGCAACCCTGCCGGCGCTGGTCCTGGCAGGGTTGCTGCAACTCGTGCTGGGCCGGGCCTTCAGTTACGGCCGGGAAACAGCTCGGGCTTGA
- a CDS encoding RsiV family protein, with amino-acid sequence MSLFKIASVAAIALTLGACASLFQPNYRTPLEATRDASETLKPGCSNPDCPLVNIDTLHFPAEPALDGIIEKRLLQFTRTEPDAPVAPTLAAYREQFLRTAGPRNSSYLQAKVREQHDGLVIVEVSSYLDTGGAHGTPGRGFINYSRQQHKVLSLSDMLVPGQEEAFWKAAQVAHNSWLISTKLDQEAEFVKNWPFVKTPHVALTYGGVILKYDVSTLAPYALGHVELKIPYPRLNGIIKPELFPGRN; translated from the coding sequence ATGTCGCTTTTCAAAATTGCCTCCGTGGCCGCCATCGCCCTGACCCTGGGCGCCTGCGCCAGCCTGTTCCAGCCCAACTACCGCACGCCGCTGGAAGCCACCCGCGACGCCTCGGAAACCCTGAAACCCGGTTGTTCCAACCCTGACTGCCCGCTGGTGAACATTGACACCCTGCACTTCCCGGCGGAGCCTGCGCTGGACGGCATCATCGAAAAACGCCTGCTGCAATTCACCCGCACCGAACCCGACGCACCGGTGGCGCCGACCCTGGCGGCTTATCGCGAGCAATTCCTGCGCACTGCCGGGCCGCGCAACAGCAGCTATTTGCAGGCCAAAGTACGCGAGCAGCATGACGGTCTGGTGATTGTCGAAGTGTCGAGCTACCTGGACACCGGCGGCGCCCATGGCACGCCGGGCCGCGGTTTCATCAACTATTCGCGCCAGCAGCACAAGGTGCTGAGCCTGTCGGACATGCTGGTGCCAGGTCAGGAAGAAGCGTTCTGGAAAGCGGCGCAAGTGGCGCACAACAGCTGGCTGATCAGCACCAAGCTCGATCAGGAAGCGGAGTTCGTGAAGAACTGGCCGTTCGTCAAAACCCCGCATGTGGCGCTGACCTACGGCGGCGTGATCCTCAAGTACGACGTGAGCACCCTCGCGCCTTATGCACTGGGCCACGTCGAACTGAAGATCCCTTACCCGCGCCTGAACGGCATCATCAAGCCCGAGCTGTTTCCCGGCCGTAACTGA
- a CDS encoding NUDIX domain-containing protein: MTDFANAIPTAVDIVQRVQCYEGFYKLDRVHLRHELFAGGMSREINREVFVRHDAVCLLPYDAQRDEVVLIEQFRVGAMGKTANPWLVELVAGLIDKEEVPEEVAHREAQEEAGLDIKALWPMMQYFPSPGGSNEFVHLFLGRCSTEGVGGLHGLEEEAEDIRVTVWAFEDALQAVRDGRIANAASIIALQWLALNRAEVRGLWS; this comes from the coding sequence ATGACCGATTTTGCCAACGCCATTCCAACCGCCGTCGATATCGTGCAGCGGGTGCAATGCTACGAGGGTTTCTACAAGCTCGATCGCGTGCATTTGCGTCATGAACTGTTCGCTGGTGGTATGAGCCGCGAAATCAATCGTGAAGTGTTCGTGCGCCACGATGCGGTATGCCTGCTGCCCTACGACGCGCAACGCGATGAGGTGGTACTGATCGAACAGTTCCGCGTCGGTGCCATGGGCAAGACCGCCAACCCCTGGCTGGTGGAGCTGGTCGCCGGTCTGATCGACAAGGAAGAAGTGCCGGAAGAAGTTGCTCACCGCGAAGCGCAGGAGGAAGCTGGACTCGACATCAAGGCGTTGTGGCCGATGATGCAATATTTCCCGTCGCCGGGGGGCAGCAACGAATTCGTGCATTTGTTTCTGGGGCGTTGCAGCACCGAAGGCGTCGGCGGCCTGCATGGGCTGGAGGAAGAGGCTGAAGATATCCGCGTTACGGTCTGGGCATTCGAGGATGCCCTGCAGGCCGTACGCGACGGTCGGATTGCCAATGCGGCGAGCATCATCGCCTTGCAGTGGCTGGCGCTCAATCGCGCCGAAGTGAGGGGGTTATGGTCGTAA